Part of the Juglans regia cultivar Chandler chromosome 14, Walnut 2.0, whole genome shotgun sequence genome, ATTTCCTGAGACTTGACCTTTAATATATTGGTCTCATGGAGATCTTTGAATTTGTTTCTCAGGATACTTTTACATTTTGCAGCTTGTAGGAACCGATCATTGTTCCTTTAATTCTACACAGAAAGCACTAGGGATTGATGATTTCCGAAAAATTCCTAATGGTGTCAATGGTAATTACTAAAATTTGTCCCTGATATTCGTGGGTCATAAATATAGCTTGAGCAAATTATCTGTGGTCAATTCATGCTATTATACTCTCTAATACTTCTATATGTTGCAACTGGGAATCTATAGGTATTGAGGAGAGAATGCACCTTGTATGGGATATAATGGTGGTAAGCTGCAATAGATGTCTTACTCGTTCCCTCAAAAGAAAAAGCTTGATATGGATTTTGCCCTAGAAATCACTCTGTTTCTCAGATTCATGAATTCGTGCAGGAATCTGGCCAAATTTCTGTTACTGATTATGTTCGGGTAACAAGCACAGAATGGTATGCTATTACTCTTGGAGATAATTTTAAGATCTCTGTGAATTTTTCCCTAGTTTTGTGGGATTAAAAGAACCTGATAGAGAATATTATGTGTTTTACGATCTAATCCTCATTAGGCTGTCTGAGTAAGTCAAAATGATCTCACAGTCTGGACCCTGCTATCTTTTCAGTGCTAGAATCTTCAATATATATCCTAGAAAAGGAGCAATTCTTCCTGGATCTGATGCGGACATAATTATACTCAACCCAAACTCAAGCGTGGAAATATCTGCAGAGTCCCACCACTCTAGGTCAGATACAAACGTTTATGagggaaggaaaggaaaggTAATCTCTTTATAGCTCTATTGTAGTTGATCTGTGGATGATAAATGAGTTACGGTTCAAAGTCCTCTCTCACTCTGAGATTATGCACATTCATATATCCTTCTGAAATATGTGACTTTATGTTAGGTCTTAAAAGTTCACATTATGTTCTCTCAGGGAAAGGTTGAAGTGACAATTGCTGGAGGAAGAATTGTTTGGGAAAATGATGAACTGAAGGTTGTTCCTGGTTCTGGAAAGTATGTAGAACTGCCACCATTCGGTTCTCTGTTCAATGGAATTGACAAGCTAGATGCTATGTATTTATCTTCCCTCCAAGCTCCGGTAAAGCGATTTAAATCCGCAGCTTAAACTGCAGTTACTATTACTGCTACTCTACTAGGTTCACCTGGAGGGAAAATAATAGCCTTGGCTTTGTAtagaagagaaataaatgaGACCAGGCTAATGTCATCACCGCTTGGTATGAAATGTATATGAAGTTTTCTATGGATGTAAATTAATGGAACTCTAATATGACtgtatttttctaattatgttACAATCTGATTTCACTCCCTTATTTTGCCAAGTCTGCGGTGCTAAAAGCTGTAGAACCCAGAAGTTTAGATAGTAAATAGCATACATAGAACACTTGAAAGGATACAGAATCTTCTggccaagaaaaaaagaaagaaagaaagattacAGAAGCTTTGATTGCTTATGCTTCAATTGACGAACATTTGCCATCCATAAATTTACAAGCCAGAATTCAAAATTTAGTGCAATGGTGCAAGATGATTGACAATTGAGTGCATTGAGTAAATCAAGGCCTAATGCAGCAATTGATGTAGGTCagaatcttctttttcctctgcaTGGGAAGAGACAGAATGATTAGAAAGAAGAAAGTGAGGATTGGATTATCACCATTCTTCCTCCTTCCATGAGAATTTACTCGATGGAAACTTGTATATATGATTGCTTTTGATGGCATACTATACCCTGAAATGATCCATGTGCGTTGACCAAGGGGATATGGATCAAAACAAGGCATGGCATTTGCCCAAAGTGAGAAGAACACATTCCATCCTAAAATGATAGCTAAATAATTTAAGACAGACAATTATAACAAACATTTTATAACTGAAATGAAGGCTCACCATTATTTGATCATCTTGATGATGAACAGGGTTGATGAGCTCCCTTTCGGTACCGATACTGTTGCGCTTGAAGTCCGTCAAGTCTGTCTTCTTCTGCTTACGATTGGCTCGAGCTCGAGAAAATACCACAGAATAGTCAGTAGCTCCTGGGGCCGTATGATCCCAGCCTCCAAATTGAGGAACAGACATCCAACCATTTTTCTGTAAATGTAGTACAATATCCAACTAGTCAATACATATCATCATCTAAGAAACTCACACGACTAACAAAATATCAATGAGCATCACATTTGCATGGTAATTACAACGAAGTTTCTTCTTTAGAAAGCAATTTATATGACATCTTGAGATTGCATTGGTCAATATCCCCTTGGTCAACGCACATTGATCAATACAAGCTCAAGAACTGTTTTCTTTTCCACCTCCATTCTTTATGATAATCAAAAGATCCTGATCCTTTAATGAGTGAGTATAAAGGCAAAAATGGTGCAATAGTTTCTAGCTAAGATGGGGAAGAAGCTCTTTCCCCAAAAACTACCAACCCTATTCAATAATCCGGCCGGCCTAAAAGatcatcaaaagaaaatgattgtTGAAAATAAGCAATCGGGCATTGAATTTTTCGAACCCTTTTTCCTCACTTGTTGGGTGATTTAGCAGAGATGGTTAATCTTCCATCACCCCCACTGACCCTTttactcaagaaaaaaacaaaaaattctgaGGTTTTTGAGAGTACCTCATTGGGATGATTCATGGTGGAGGCTTAGAGGTGAGGCCGATGGGGTTTGCCTAAGAAGTTGTAATCTTTTCCCATTACCATTTTCACCATATATAGTAATCCGAGAACTAACCGAAAGTTGCTGGCATGGTTTAATTGGACTATTGAAAAGACAATGTGATTTCTAACCATTTACGTGCGTTCTGCATGCATGGTGACAAGAACAGATCAGTTCACGTAATTTTAGTCAGAAAACATGCATCGATAGGTACGAaatgtgagagagggagagattttAGGCCAAAAAATATGGCCGTCCAAAGGACTGAAAGTGAAATCTGTTAGAGATTTGGGTTTCAGTTGATTCAATTAGAAAATGTATTGAAAAGgacattagaaaaataaaaactattttctttttttttcttaaactaacTACCACACCATTACATGCAATGACTATGAACATGATATACTTACAATCTTTTACACAAATATTCTGTTTTAAATTATGAGTAATTTcgtaaaatagtttatatataaaagtagtatcgatttataaaaatattctcaatttaaaatatagttatataaatagttgtaaaaagAATTATACGTGTATCATTCCCCCTCCTATACGGTTGAGTTGTCATGATCCTCGCGCCATGTCCCGGCCTACTCTTATTTGTGTCCCTTGTCTCAATCATACAAGCGAGTGTGTAGATTTGATATTAGCCTAGACTTTAAGCACGCTTTTGAACTCTTACTTAAACCTAATTTCTAAGCCCGTTGAGTCCAATTCTTACCGATAATTGTGATATTGTTAGGGTTTCTAAATCGGAAATCCACATGTTAGGGTTTTACATAATCCAAATTATTAATTGTGAAATTAGGTTTTCTAGAGAATCTAAACATAGAGAAAGctaaaatcaaaatacaaaacaaaagggAAAGGAAACAGACCAAATTACTAATGCTGCAAAGGAACCCATCAATAACGACATGAATCAATCAAACGTTGAATATTTAACTAGTTCATTAACATGTTGAATcaatttttgaacttaaaaaaaaaaaaaaaaagagttgggttaaatatgagagagaaaacaaagaagGGGGAAGGAAATAATGTCTTTTAAGagtaagtttattttatttaaaatcttatgtataataagttaataacatcaTTTGATCATGCCTATAATGTATAACGttatttaatgttatttataaCATCAAAGAGCAGGCAAATGCATGGCAGTTAATTATCATTTTGGGGCAAACAAAGAGCAGATCTCTGATCATTCATTTATATGGCTATTAACAACAAATCATGAGAGTTAGAAGAACCAAAACGTAAACcctcaaaaacttaaaaaaaaaaaaaccccatgtttaacaaaaaatagcAGATCTAGAAAAATAACTGTATATACTCTATACCCACATAAGATTTGTTCAAAGGCATTGCTCATAGatcgagagagaagagagacttACCAAAGTGATAGCGAAGAGAGACTTACCGATCGAAAGTTCGGCCAGTGgcgatagatagagagagagacaacaTCAAAACTTGAAGgagaaggctagggtttcatggATCGAGGgggagagcagagagagaggagagcagAGAGATAAGATTAATGAAGGGTCAATATTATCATTTCAAATCACACCGGTGGGCGCTTAGAGTTAGgctcagttatttttttattaaaaccgGGTACCAGGGTTAAAATCCGGTACCCGGGTGTAATACCATAACCGGCCTGGGTTGGGTCAGTTAGTGGTGATGCTGGTTCTGGATCGAAACCCAGTTGAACTGGGCCGGATAAAAACTCAGCCTAGATGAATAGTTTTAGGTATTGGGCACGTGCCTCTCAAGTCTCCTCCCACTagtagaaacaaaaaaaaggacaaaacaaAATGTCTTTACATGTAAGATCGAAATAGTTTCAATAACAAAGGTAGTTTGTCCATCCTCGTTCaggcattttatcaaacactcaAAAATAAGCTTACTTGCTACATGAGGGTTCGAGAAAGTACAAATACAGGATGAAATTCATTCTCTatcatgttattattatttaggaaAATGAACCTTTAAAAAATGTAACTCGTAAGATAAAAGGCAATAAGGAGGAAAGAGTTAGGCTTAGTATGGATGGTGACAAGGTAGATAAGAGGAGGGCACTGActaatcaaagaagaaaaagaaatttctttAAAGAAGTGGAAAATGAAAGTAGTATATCTTTTGCTGGTTTTAAGAAGGTGGAAGAAACTTTTAGAGGGTTTTTTGGCAAGCTGTTTCAAACTATAAAATCAAGTCCAGATGACATTGAAAGATGTCTTGTGGGCATCAATAAGGGGGTAACTATAGAGATGAATGAAAGGTTGTCAAGAAGGTTCAGATCAGTAGAAGTGGAAGAAGCAGTGAAACAAATGGCTCCATTAAAAGCCCTTGGACCAGATGGATTTGGTCCTTGTTTCTATCAAAATCACTAGGGCGTAGTGGCTGAAGAAATGAGTAGAGCTGCACTAGATATTTTGAATGGTAACCCTATTAATCGATGCCTCAATTATACCTATATAGCCTTGATCCCAAAAATTGAATCCCCCAAAAAAGTTACTGAATACAGACCCATAAGTTTGATAATAGGGCGTAGTGGCTGAAGAAGTGTAATGCAATATacaaaatagtttctaaagtaATTACAAATAGGTTCAAATATGTTTTAGCTGAGATAATCTCCCATTCTCAAAGTGCTCTCCTACTTGGTAGAATGATAAATGACAATGTCATGGTGGCCTATGAGTTATTGCACTCAATGAAGAGCATAAAGAAAGGGAAAGTAGGAAGTATGGCCATGAAGTTAGACATGTCTAAGGCCAATGATCATGTGGAGTTGGATTTTTTGAGGCTGGGTTGACTAAACTTGGGTTCTGTGACCAGTGGGTAGAGTTGGTGATGAAATGTGTAAAATCTGTCTCATACTTAGTTTTGATAAATGGGGTACCTGGCCATAAGTTTTGGCCTTCAAGAGGATTGAGAAAAGGTGACCCACTGTCACCTTATCTGTTCATTGTCTGTGCTGAGAGAGTGAGTAGTTTGATGGATTTTTATCAGAAGAGTAAGCTTACAAGAGGGGTGCAAGTGGCTCAAGGGGGAACTAGTATCAATCATCTGATTGTATCTTATTTGGAAGAGCAAAAATTGAAGAATGGAGGAAAATCCAAGAAGTATTGCTTGTATTTGAGAAGTCCTCTAGACAGGTCCTTAACAAAGACAAAACTTCTGTGTTTTTCAGCAACAATACTCAATTGTCAATTAAGCAGGCCATAAAGGAAGCTGATAATTCTTTTGTCTGTGACACCTCTGAAAAATATCTTGGACTTCCTGCTATGGTAGGGAGATCAAGGTTTAATACTTTTAGAAACCTTAAAGAGAAGATCTGGTAGAAAATGTctagttgaaaaaataatatcttgTCTCAAGCTGGGAAAGAAGTGCTCATTAAGGCAGTGTTGCAATCCATCCCAACTTACACTATGAGGGTTTTTAAACTCCCAAATAAATTGTGCAAGGAGATCATTGTAATGCTCTCTAAATTTTGGTGGGGAGATAGCAGGAAGGGAGATGgatggtgtggaggaaatgagagaaTATGAGTATGCAGAAAGGGAGAGGGGGAATGTGATTCAGAGATTTAGAGAGTTTTAATGTTGCACTCCTTGCTAAACAAGGGTGAAGGATATTCAAATACCCTCTTTCTTTGGCAGCAATgttacttaaagaaaaatatttcagacAAGGAAGTTTTTTGGATGTTAAGTTGGGCACTCATTCTTCTCTGGTTTGGAAGAGCATATGGTCTACTAGGGACCTCTTGAAAGAAGGGTTAAGGCGGAAAGTGGGAGATGGAAATGAGATAAATATATGGGGATCAAAATGGATCCATTTCATATGCTGTATAGTCCCTAGTGACCATGTTGCAGAATGAGGCCAAACTTGAAGAATTGATTGTCAGTCAAGAGGAAGAGTGGGATGAAATAAAAATCAGAGCCATCTTTTTTGTTAAAGAAGTTGAACAGATCCTTAGCTTGCCTTTGAGCAGAGGTAGAGCAAAGGACAAGATCTTTTGGGGACCAGCTAGCTAAGAAGGGTTTGTTTACGGTTAGAAGTGCTTACTTTTTGCAATTGGAGTTAAAAGAGAGAAGCAAATGAGAGAGCACATCAGAGAGGAAAGTAGATAACAGATGGAGGAGCATATGGGACCTTGAGGTGCCAGTCATGACAAAGCTATTTTTATGGAAAGCTGCAAATAACTTGCTGCCAACAAAAGAGAATTTGTACAAGAGGAAGGTGACAGTGGATAAAAGATGCCCTATGTGTGATGCAGAAGAAGAATCTTTCATACATGTGTTGTGGGAGTGCCCTGCAGCAAATGACTTATGGGTATGGATGCAAGTTATGTCAAGAAATGGACTAGATTAGAAATGGACTTCCTGAAACTATGTGATCAACTCAAGAGCAGACTAAACAAAATCAGCTAGAAGAGATGGCGATGATGTTAAGAAAAGTCTGGCTTAGGAGAAATGAATGGATTTTTGAAAAGAGATTGTGTTGCCCCAGAAACTCCTTCATTGCTACAAGGGCAGCTTTACAAGAGTACCATGAATCTCAGATCCAAGTTCATCAAGGAAGGCAAAATGGTGCATGACAGAGTAATTCAATGCAGCAGTTGATGGCTTAGGAAAAACGAGCAAGGGGTTTTGTTAAGGTTAATTTTGATGCCTCTTTAGatgtaaaaagaaagaaaatgaggattGAGGTTATGATAAGGGATGAAGAAGGAGAGGCTTTGGTGGCTATGTGTGATCATAAGACTAATGTGGGGACTGTAGTAGTTGCAAAAAGTTTTGCCTTGAGGAAAGCAATGGAATTGTACTCAGACCTCAACATTCAGAATGCCATTTTTGAGGGTGATGCAAAGGGAGTGATTGAGGCTGTACATAGTGAAGATGAagccatattttattttagttcaaTCATTGAAGATGTTAagtttcatttcaaaattagGACAGATTGCTTTTTACAATTTGCTATTTGAGAAAAGAATATGATAGCTCATACTTCAACAAAAAAAGCTTTAGAGATAGGGGAAGAACAAGTTTGGATAGAAGAGGTCCCAAACTTCATTGTGGGATGCCTGTTTGGTGATACAAACTGTAACACGTAAAGATCAATGGAAAGTTTgaggttattttaaaaaaaaaatataaggggGAAAGAGGGGGAGAAAATGGGCTTCGAGCAGCATTAATGCGCTGGGTTATTGGACGGCTTGAGTTGGGCGTACAGGCAACAATACTCAATTATCAATTAAGTAGGCCATAAAGGAAGCTGATAATTCTTTTGTTTGTGACacctatgaaaaatatcttggacTTCCTGCTTTGGTAGGGAGATCAAGGTTTAACACTTTTAGAAACCTTAAAGAGAAGATCTGGCGGAAAATGTctagttgaaaaaataatttcttgtcTCAAGCTGGGAAAGAAGTGCTCATTAAGGCAGTATTGCAGTCCATCCCAACTTATACTATGATGGTCTTTAAACTCCCAAATAAATTGTGCAAGGAGATCAATGTAATGCTCTCTAAATTCTGGTGGGGGAAACAATAGGATGGGAGAGGGATGGTGTGGAGCAAATGAGAGAATATGAGTATGTAGAAAGGGAGAGGGGGGATGTGATTCAGGGATTTAGAGAGTTTTAATGTTGCACTCCTTGCTAAACAAGGGTGAAGGATATTCAAATACCCTCTTTCATTGGCTGCAGTgttacttaaagaaaaatatttcagacATGGAAGGTTTTTGGATGTTAAGTTGGGCACCCATTTTTCTCTGGTCTGGAGGAGCATGTGGTCTACTAGGGACCTCTTGAAAGAAGGGTTAAGGTGGAAAGTGGGGGAtggaaatgagaaaaatatatgaggATCAAAATGGACCCATTTCATATGCTGTACAGTCCCCAGTGACCATGTTGCAAAATGAGGCCAAACTTGAAGAATTGATTGTCAGTCAGAAGGAAGAGTGGGATGAAACAAAAATCAGAGCCATCTTTTTTGTTAAAGAAGTTGAACAGATCCTTAGCTTGCCTTTGAGCAGAGGTAGAGCAAAGGACAAGATTTCTTGGGGACCAGCTAGTTAAGAAGGGTTTGTTTATGGTTAGAAGTGTTTACTTTTTTCACTTGGAgttaaaagagagaaataaagcaGAGAGCTCATCAGAGAGGAAAGTAGATGACAGATGGAGGAGCATATGTGACCTTGAGGTGCCAGGCATGACAAGGCtatttttatggaaagttaCAAATAACTTGCAACCAACAAAAGAGAATTTGTACAAGAGGAAGGTGACAATGGATAAAAGATACCCTATGTGTGATGCAGAAGAAGAATCTCTCACACATGTGTTGTGGGAGTGCTCTGCAACAAATGACTTATAGGGCATGGATGCAAGTTATGTCAAGAAATGGACTAGATCAGAAATAAACTTCTTGGAACTATGGAAGCAACTCAGGAGCAGTCTAAAGAAAATCAGCTGGAAGATATGGTGATGATGTTAAGAAAAGTCTGGCTTAGGAGAAATGAATGAATTTTTGAAAAGAGATTGTGTTGCCCTAGAAACTCCTTCATTGCTACAAGGGTAGCTCTACAAGAGTACCATGAATCTCAGATTCAAGTTCATCAAGGGAGACAGAATAGTGCACAACAGAGTAATTCAATGCTGCAGTTGGTGGCTTGGGAAAAACAACAAGGGGTTTTGTTAAGGTTAATTGTGATGCCTCTTTAGATgtaaaaaagaagagaatgagGATTGAGATTATAATAAGGGATGAAGAAGGAGAGACTTTGGTGGTTGTAGCAGTTGCAGAAAGTTTTGCCTTGAGGAAAGCAATGGAACTATACTCAGatctcaacattcaaaatgCCATTTTTGAGGGTGATGCAAAGGGAGTGATCGAGGCTGTACATAGTGAAGATGAAGttgtatttgattttagttCTATCATTGAAGATGTTAAGTTTCATTTCAGAATTAGGACAAATTGGTTTTTACAATTTGCtattagaaaaaagaatatgataGCTCATACTTCAACAAAAAAAGCTTTAGAGATTGGGGAAGAACAAGTTTGGATAGAAGAGGTCCCAAACTTCACTGTGGGATGCCTATTTGGTGATACAAACTGTACTACGTAAAGGTAAATGGAAAGTTTATGAggttatttttcaaaaaaaaaaaggaggaaaggGGGGGAGAAAATGGGCTTCGAGCAACATTAAGGGGCTGGGTTATTGGACGGCTTGAGTTTGGCGTACAGGCACCGAATGTAGTAAATCATGGATATTTTCTTTGGCATTATTGTAGCAAACCGAAGCTGGGCTTTTTTCGGCCCGATGATAATACAGACAAGTGGGAGACAATGGgaggctctttttttttttgtttaaagtaATATAAGTATATTGAAACTTTATGAATGTATAGCCGTCTTAGCTCAGTCGGTAGAGCGCATGGCTTTTAACCATGTGGTCGTGGGTTCGAATCCCACAGACGGCGAGTTCACTCTTTTTAAAGTTAGTCTCTGCAATTGCTTGGACGCAAGTCTAATAAATCAAAACTAACTATCAGAGACCCAaaacctgttttttttttacaagctAATTAATGGTACATCTAAAAAAACTAatgtattatttgtttttacaaccattttcatcttatctaatgattataaattttttaaatttcacaaaaaatgaaataaacaattcaattttttcaaatctcaaaataaaaataatattaaaaaaatatattctaataatattttattcaatttttaacttttatctcaactaatctcatttcatctgtaaaaacaaatgagacttaAGAGTTAAGAGAATTATAGAAACATGCCTGCTGCATGCAGCATGCACTGATCTTGAGCCTCTGCAACATGATCTATATATCTACGAGTATCAAAATGATTCTCCTAAAAATATTGATGATGAATAAAgtttttcttgagaaaatttataGACCACGACATTactaattaaaaatgaattgagttCCATTA contains:
- the LOC109000593 gene encoding uncharacterized protein LOC109000593 → MNHPNEKNGWMSVPQFGGWDHTAPGATDYSVVFSRARANRKQKKTDLTDFKRNSIGTERELINPVHHQDDQIMRKKKILTYINCCIRP